The following nucleotide sequence is from Malania oleifera isolate guangnan ecotype guangnan chromosome 4, ASM2987363v1, whole genome shotgun sequence.
GGACAGAACTGTCAATTCAGACGATCCCGAGGGAGTCCGTTTGTCCTCACGTGCCGCACGCACGGTCGGCTTTTGTCCCCTCCCGGTCCCCGGCCTTCGTtttgcttttaaaaaataaaaacattaaaaacaaaaacatattttcaaaaccaaaaaaatattttggttaTTTTGCGTATATGGGTCCCACCTGAACAGTCTATTTCGGCCCCTTCCTTTGTCCGTTTCTCGCATTGGCACACCGAAAGCGCACTTTAGCCACTTTCTCTTCATTTTTACTATCGTGCACTGATCCATTTATCCTCCACCTCACCCTCCTCTCCCACTCTCGCTCTGTCTCTCTTTCTGTCTTATCCCAGGCAGTTTATTTGCGCAGAGCTCGAACAAAGCAATTCCAGGGAGGGAGAGGGAGAAAGGATTAGGCTTTGTTTGGTTCTGTCACCATGAAtcttggagagagagagaagaaactTTAGAGAGATAAAACCAGAGGGTGAGCGGCTGGGTGTGAATGGTGATGAGCCTTGAACTGGGTTGCTCACCGTCTTGTAGAGGATCTGGGTTGGTTTATTGCGTTGTATTGGTGAATCTTCAAACACCAGTTTCATGGCTGGGAGTAATGAAGTCAACCTCAATGAGTCCAAGGTACTTAGTTTCATTTGATGTTTTTTATTTAATCTTGTATTTGCGGGAAATATGTGGTGATTGATTGTTTCCTGGTTGCTGATCGAAGAACTCTGTTGTGGATGTGTTCttgttaattttgatttgggtcgGTGGTCTTCTTAAAAAGTTGGAAGTGTTTTTTGGTGGTTTAGTTTAGGTCTGGAATTGTCTTTGTGTTTTTTATTGCATTTGAAGATCGAATGAGTTTGTAAATcgatttttctcaatttttgggATACAGGATTTATTGTCTTCATAAGAAGTGAAATATTTTCCGACTTTTAAATTTTGGATTGAGGCCGTTTAGCttgagatttttatttaattcaaatatattGAGTGGGTTTTTAACTTTTTGTTGCATTTTTGTTGTATATATTGGCCTGTTTTTATGGCCTTTGTTTTCTTGTTGTCATTTCTTGTCCATATTTTTCGGGGTATCTAGGGTTTCTCCATTTTCGGGTATGTCCATTTTCGGGTTTGCTGGGGTATCATTACTGCAACTGCTGCGATTATACTTCTCCTTTTACTTGATTGTCTGGATATTAGATGGTTTTGAAGGACTCTTCTGTGTTCTGGTTAATGTTATATTGTCTTGTTAGACTttaattttgaagtttcttatTTCCTCTGATGTTCTTTCTGTTTAGATGGTGGTTCCACTGAACACATGGGTCCTCATCTCCAATTTCAAGTTGGCTTACAATCTTCTTCGTCGCCCTGATGGCACTTTCAATCGTGACTTGGCAGAGTTCCTGGATCGCAAGGTGCCTGCCAATGCGAAACCGGTTGATGGGGTTTTCTCGTTCGATGTTATCATTGACCGTGGTACAAGCCTCCTTAGTAGGATTTACAGGCCAGCCATTTCTGAAGAAGCTCAGCCAAGTATTGTGGAACTCGAGAAACCCCTGAAAGCTGATATTGTTCCTGTCATTATTTTTTTCCATGGTGGAAGCTTTGCACATTCCTCAGCAAATACTGCCATATATGACACTCTATGCCGCCGTCTAGTAGGCATCTGTAAGGCTGTTGTAGTGTCTGTGAACTACCGGCGCGCACCTGAAAACCCACACCCTTGTGCTTATGAAGATGGCTGGGCAGCTGTTAAGTGGGTTAATTCAAGGCCATGGCTTCGAAGTCAGAAGGACTCGAAAGTTCATATATTCTTGGCTGGAGATAGCTCAGGTGGTAATATTGTTCACAACGTCGCTTTGAGAGCAGTAGATTGTGGGATTGAAGTACTTGGGGATATACTACTGAACCCAATGTTTGGGGGCCAAGAGAGAACTGAATCAGAGAAGCGACTGGATGGGAAATATTTTGTCACTGTCCAAGACCGGGACTGGTATTGGAGAGCTTTTCTTCCTGAAGGAGAAGATAGGGACCATCCAGCGTGTAATCCATTTGGCTCAAAAGGCAGAAGCCTTGAAGGAATAAAATTCCCGAAGAGTCTTGTTGTGGTGGCTGGTTTGGATCTTATTCAGGATTGGCAGTTGGCTTATGTGGAGGGGCTTAAGAAGGCTGACCAAGATGTGAAACTTCTGTATCTGGAGAAGGCAACAATTGGGTTCTACTTGATGCCAAACAATAATCACTTCTATACCGTAATGAATGAGATAAGTAACTTTGTGGGTTCTGACTGTTAATAGACTTACTTATCAACATGCAGCTATACATAACATAATGCTGACATTTTGTTTGGGGTTATTTTCTTTTGAAGTTGTTGTTTGCAGTTTATAAGATTTAGTATTACTTACTGTTCTATAGTGTTGTTGATTTTGTGTTCCCATGGGATGTTGGCTCAGACATGGCCAGTCATGCCTCTTGGGCGTATGGAGGGGGATCCACATCGAGCTGGATCAGATATTGGATATGATGCAGTTAGTGGATACCAAAGTGGCAAAACATCATATTGTATTGTTTGATGAAGTTGTTACCACGACAAGAAACCAATGTGTTAAAGTTTGTGAGATGCACCAAATGTAAGATTACTCTTCTTTCTTCTGTCCACGAAAAAAGGGAAGACAGGAGTGTCGGGTAACATTTGGTGGCTGATCAGTTGAGGTTGGTGCCTCGCTAATGTCACATGTAGCTAATGTTAGAACTTGGATGGAAGAACATCCATGGTATTGTGaacatgtatgtgtatatatacgTTCTAGAATTATAAGAAAGTTGTTTGGGGCTTTCGCGTTTACAATTTGTTTGTTTCTAATCCTACttgatatttttttcttttttatctcgTTCTTGCTTTTTTCCACTGGCCCGCTCTATGAAGATTTTTTCCTTTTGATGTGTAATTTGTTCTTGAATTGGTTTATACTTGCTTGACAAATGTAAATGGGTAAAATGAATTTGTATTGAGATTGCTTAAAGGAGGGCTGCTTAGATCCTTCTGGGTCTGCATTTCTGACGTGTAAcaaatgaatttcaaaattttcagttgGGTGTGGCCCTCTTCTTTCATTTACAAGCACTATTGTACTGTTAACATATTTTGTGCCATGTGAAGCAGTATGCTTTAGAGGTAACAAGTGGAAAGAAGTCTGAAACTAGGAAGCCTTGTTGACAGCTTTGGAAGGGAAGTGTTATTGGGTGATCTGTTCATAAAATTTTGTTAGGATTTCTATTGAACCCAAGGGCAATGAACATACTATCGCGAGACGGTAACAACAGAGTTGATGGGGTGATTTAGTTATGGGGTCTTTGATTTGTAGGACTGAAAAAGGTCGAGAGTGATTTAGTTCTCTCTGTCCTGATGTTTGTTTAGTAATCAGGAAGGTGCAGATGCTGTGAAGGGCTGTTTGGAACGGAGTTAAGAAGAAAATCTGGAACTTAAGCTGCAAATTAATACCTATGGGATCTATTTTTTGGTTTTGAACCAAACTGCCACTCATCAGAatctccttttaattttaaatgtctGATGGTGATGCTTGATTCTTTCATAATGGGCTGGTTTTGAATTCCAGTTTCATCTGCATTCTCTTCACCCCCACCCTTCAATCCCATAGAGTATTCAAAAGAAAGTGGGTGTGAATGATTGTCTCACTGTTTTAGCTTGGTAAAGTGCTATTCTTGTCTGAAATCCTGTCATCCTAAGTATTGTAATAGTGAAACTGTCACATAAGCTTGATCGAATTTTTGACACTGGATTTATTTACCTACTTTTGGATTGACGGTGACTTGTGAAGGGGCCTTTGTCAGATTTGTGTCACGTCTATTTGGTTTACAGGATAAAATACAAAGTATGGTCCATCACATAACAACGGTGAGTTTTTAGCCAACAATTAAAAAAACGTTCTTTGAAATTAAAGGGTTTAGAATTCTAACATAATGGCCTCCAGTCTTCTTTCTAATTGGAATTAATTTAATCAAGCACTAACGATATGGGTGGGCGTCGTGTTCTATATTCCAACCTTCGTCAAGCCCTGTATCAAGTTTCAACACGAACGGGGCTACCATTTTCTTTGAGAGTAATGAaggtaataatattttaattctttACAGTTGGATTCCCAAGAGCTATGAAGATTATCTAAGACAAAGAGTAGTTTTGAAagtcaatgttttgaaacatattgcattttttttttttttttgggattacgCAAgagtatccacgtgtccgttttacagTCCATGTGACTAATCTTGTGTctcttgaagttgaccccacaacttaAAAGGGAGGATAAATTTAGGAGTTCAGGGGCGGAAACAAACCtcggagggtttgaacacctgatctcatGAGAGACACTCCTGTAACTCGCACTATCACCTGAACCACACTCTGGGGGTAACATATTGCATTCTTAAGATTGTATATGGGAACATAAATTTCGAGTTTTGATTTGAAttgagt
It contains:
- the LOC131152916 gene encoding gibberellin receptor GID1C-like; translated protein: MAGSNEVNLNESKMVVPLNTWVLISNFKLAYNLLRRPDGTFNRDLAEFLDRKVPANAKPVDGVFSFDVIIDRGTSLLSRIYRPAISEEAQPSIVELEKPLKADIVPVIIFFHGGSFAHSSANTAIYDTLCRRLVGICKAVVVSVNYRRAPENPHPCAYEDGWAAVKWVNSRPWLRSQKDSKVHIFLAGDSSGGNIVHNVALRAVDCGIEVLGDILLNPMFGGQERTESEKRLDGKYFVTVQDRDWYWRAFLPEGEDRDHPACNPFGSKGRSLEGIKFPKSLVVVAGLDLIQDWQLAYVEGLKKADQDVKLLYLEKATIGFYLMPNNNHFYTVMNEISNFVGSDC